GGCGCCGGAGGATTGACCGCGTGCTGGCCCCGGACTACACCGAGGGTGTCGAGCAGCGCCCCCTCAGCGAGGTGCGGGAGCTGCGGGACGAAGCTGCCCAGGAGGAGACGGACCTCTCCTACGTGCGCAGGCTGCTGCACGCCAGGATCGACATCGTGCTCGCCGAGCAACGCAGGCGGTCCGAGGGTGGACCGACCTCCGTGGTCGAGCAGCTCGTCGGCATCCTGTCGGAGAACGCGGTCCGGTCCACCGGCAGTCTCGGGCGCGCCCAGATGCCGGAGCCCTCGCGCGCGGAGGCGCACCGCAGGCACGTGGAGACCCTGGTCTCCGACGTGGACCTGTCCAACGTCACCTCGCTGACCGAGGAGCAGATCGCGCACGCGCTGCGGGCCTACCGGGCCGAGGAGGCCTCGGTGTCCGGGCGGCGGCGCGAGGTGCAGGCCGTGATGGACAAGCTCAACGAGGAGATCGCCCGGCGCTACCGGGAGGGCAGGGCGTCGGTCGACGATCTGCTTGCCGCCAGCAGGCTGCGCACGCAGGACGGGACCGACGAACCCGAGGAGGACTAGCCATCGCCGGCGAACTGGTCGAGGTGGTCCGCTCCGGTGTGCGCGAGTGCGTGCACCACGGCTCGGTGATCGTGCTCGGCCCGGCGGGCGAGGTGGTCACGGTCCACGGGGACACCCGCAGGCCGATCATGCCGCGCTCGTCGAACAAGCCGGTGCAGGCACTGGGCATGCTCCGGTGCGGCCTCGACGTGCCGGACGACGCGGACCTGGCGCTGATCTGCGCCTCCCACAACGGCGAACCGGAGCACGTCGACCGGGCGACGGCACTGCTGGCCAAGCACGGCCTCAGCCCGGACGACCTGCTGTGCCCGCCGGACTACCCGGTGCACGAAGGCAGCAGGAACGAGCTGCTGGCCTCCGGCGGCACGGCGAACCGGATCAGCATGAACTGCTCCGGCAAGCACGCGGGCATGCTCGCGACCTGCGTCCAGCGGGGCTGGCCGACGACGTCCTACACCGATCCCTCGCACCCGCTCCAGGTGACGATCAGGGACACCCTCGCCGAGCTGGCCGAGGAGCCGATCGCGCACACCGCGGTCGACGGGTGCGGGGCGCCGCTGTTCTCGGTCTCGCTCTACGGGCTCGCCAGGGCCTTCGGCAAGCTCGCGCGGGCGGAGCCTGGCTCCGATCTGCGCCGGGTCGCCGACGCCATGCGCGCTCACCCGCACCTCGTGGCGGGAACGGGGCGCGAGGACACGCTGCTGATGAACGCGGTGCCCGGCCTGCTGTGCAAGGCGGGGGCCGAAGGCGTGCACGCGGCCGCCCTTCCGGACGGGCGGGCGGTGGCTCTCAAGATCGCCGACGGGGCGCAGCGGGCGCGGATGCCGGTGATCGTCGGCGCGCTGCGGGCGCTGGGCGTCTCGACTCCCGCGCTGGAGGAGCTGGCCGAGGAGCCGGTGCGCGGCGGTGGCCGCCGGGTCGGCTCGGTCCGCCTGCTCCCCAACGTCTTCTGAGGTCGCCTGAGACAGGCGAAGGGGCCCTCACCCCCTGCCGGTGAGAGCCCCTTCTGGCTCGGTGCGGTTCCCGCTAGTCCTTGGGGAACTCGATCGTCAGTGTGGACCCGGTGTGGTGCACGGACCTCGGGAACAAGCCCTTGTCCGTCCCGATGACCCAGGAAAGGGTGCCCTCGAAGTCGCCGTTGAGGACGATCTCGCGGACAACGCCCTTGCCCTCGATACGACGCGGACCGGTGTACGGGTTGCCGTACCAGTCGTAGCCGCACAGCATCCGGACCTCGAACCAGGTCGATCCCTTGACCGGGACCGGGTCACCCGAACCGTCTTGCACGGGCGGTTCGGTCAGCTCGCGCACCGTCACGTCCTCGACGGGGCGGGAGTAGGTCAGGTCGACAGCGGTCGTGTCGCCGGTGTCACGAACCTGCACTCCGGAGAAGGTGAACGGTTCGCACTCCTGCACCGGGGCGGCGGAGGCGGCGGGCGCGAACACGCCCAGCAACCCTGCCGTCACCGCGCCGGCGGCGATCGCCTTGCGCAGACCACGGGTGGGGACTCGCGAAGTCATCACTTTCCTTTCGTAGCGGTCACTCCGTGTGAGTACCCGCTGGGGATCCGGTGACACCGGCGGTGACCGGTCTCAGACCTTGACGGTCACGGTGATGGTCTTGCCCTTGACGGTCTTGGTGAAGCCGCGCTTCTTGTCCAGGCCGATGAACCAGTTGGACTGGCCCTCGAAGTTGTCGCCGTGCACGATCTGCTTCACGGCGCCCTCACCGGAGAGGATGTTCTCGCCCTTGTAGGCGTCCTTGGTCCAGTTGTAGCCGTCGGTGACGACGCGGATCCACGCCTTGGCGGACTGGTCGACCTTGACCTTCTTGCCGTTCTTCAGCGCGACTTCCTTGATCTCACCCTCCATGTTGAAGGGCTTCTCACCCGGGTTGAGGAAAGCGATCTCGCGGACCGTGCCCTCGACCTTGCAGTGGAAGTTGAAGACGACGCTGATGCCGTCGTGGTCGGCCGAGTGGAAGACGTCCTTGAGCGAGTTGCCCTCGTTGCAGTTCACGGCCGGGGCGGGCGCGGCGGTCGCGACGGGGGCGACGGCTCCACCCAGGGCGGCGATCAGGACGCCACCGACGGCGAGGCGGGAAAGCAGCGAGGTCATCGTCTTCCTTTCAGCTGTGGCGCCTGGGGGTGCGCCGGACAGGAACGACTGAACCACAGCACGGTTGGAAAATTGGCAACCAAACAGTGTGACCAAGATGACGCGCGATCAAGGAGCGGAATACTTGCTAGTAGGGCCGTACCTTCGCGTGAATGTGACCATCGCCACTGCGAGCTTGAACCTCAAGAAACGGTCAATGACCTGCGGTTTTCCTGAAATTTGCACTTCGGCGGTGATCGAAAGTTCTGGAAGTGCCCCATGTCTGGACATGGAAAATCTTCCACATGAAGTCGCTATTATCTGGCCTGTCTTTCCATTATTCGGGAAAGTACTCCCGCAATGTGGATACGAGACCTACGCTGCCCTGATGATCACGCGCCCCGAACGGTATCGCTGGGTGGTGCTCGCGGCGGGAGCCCTAGGCCAGGGGGCGAACGCCTCCTACTTCCTCGGCCTTCCCGTGCTCATCCCGCAACTGCGCGAGCACTTCGCGCTGAGCCTGCCGGAGGCGGGCCTCCTGGTGGGTGCGGTCAACCTCGGCACGATGCTGACGCTGGTGCTCTGGGGCGCCAGCGCGGACCGCTTCGGCGAGCGCCCGGTGATGGCCATCGGCCTCGTCGCGGCGGCCCTGTGCCTCGCCGGGGCGGCGGCGACCGACGACGTGCTGGTCGCCGCGCTGGCGCTGCTCGGCGCCGGGGCGTTCGGGGCGAGCGCGAACGCGGCGAGCGGGCGGGCCGTGATGATCTGGTTCCCCGCGGACCAGCGGGGCATCGCGATGGGGGTGCGGCAGTGCGCCACCCCGGCGGGCGCGGCGTTCTCCGCGCTGGTGCTGCCCCTGGCCGCGCACACCGGCGGCGTTCCGCTGGCCTTCCTGGTGCTGGCCGCGATCAGCCTGGTCGCCGCGATCGCCGTCCTGATCTGGGTCCGTGAGCCGGAGGGCGCCGTGCGGGCGCCGAAGGACAGCGGGGCCGGGGAGGTGCTGCGCTCCCCCAGGCTGTGGCGGCTCAGCGTGGCCAGCGCGTGCCTGGTGATCCCGCAGTTCACCACCGCCGCCCTGCTGGTCGAGCTGTTCCACGAGCACCGCGGCGTCAGCCTGACCGTCGCCTCGACCCTGCTCGCCGTCGCGCAGCTGCTCGGCGCGGGTGGACGGCTGGTCAACGGGGCGTGGTCGGACCGGGTGCGGAGCAGGCTCGGGCCGCTGCGCACCGTCTCGTTGCTGATCGCCGTGTCACTGGGCCTGGTGGCCCTGCTGGACTGGGGACACGTGGCCGTTCCGGTGCTCGCGGTGGTGGCGGTGGCGGCCACCGCGCTGTCGCTGAGCTGGAACGGGCTGGCGTTCACCGCGGCCGGGGAAATGGCTCCGGAGGGCCGCAGCGGCACGGCGCTGGGCTTCCAGAACACGGCCAACTACCTGTCGGCGGCGATCGCGCCGGGCATCGCGGGCTGGCTGGCCGCCGAGGTGTCCTGGCCGATCGCGTTCGCGGTGGGCGGCGCGGCCGCGGTGCTGAGCCTGGTGTTGCTGCGCAAGCTCTGAACTCGAATATCGGTTGCCCGCGCGGGTGGTCGAGGCGACAGTTCGCTCATGCGCGATCTTCCGGGGACCTTCCGCCGTGTCTGGGCGGGCGAGTCGGTCTCCATGCTCGGGGACTACAGCTACGACGTGGTCTTCGCGTGGCTGGTGCTGTCCACCACCGGGTCCTCGACCACGACCCTGGCCGCCGTCATGGTGTCGATCGCGGTGCCGCGCGGTGCGCTGCTGCTGGTCGGCGGCGCGGTCACGGACCGGCTCTCGCCGCGTGCGGTCATGCTGCTCTCCCACCTGGTGCGCGGCGGCTGCGTGCTCGCGCTGGCGCTGCTCAACGCCACCGGGACGATCGCGATCTGGCACTTCTTCGTCATCGGAGTGCTGTCGGGTGTCGCCGAGGCGTTCTTCTGGCCCGCCAGCACGAGCATCCTGCCGTCGCTGGTCTCCGACGACCAGCTGCCGAAGGCCAACGCGCTGCTCGGGATGAGCGAGCAGGTCGGACGCCTGGTCGGACCGATGGCGGGCGGCGTGCTGGTCGCGGTGGGCAACACCACCACGGCGATGCTGGTGAACGCGGCGACCTTCCTGTTCGCGGCGACGACGCTGAGCCGGGCGCCGAAGGGGACGCCCGCGGACCGACCCGAGGCACCGCTGTGGCGGGAGATCGGCGTCGGGCTGCGCTACGCCCGCGACAGCGTCGAGATGCGGATCGTCCTGCTGCTGGTCACCGCGGCCACGCTGGCCTACGCCGGGGTCTTCGTCGTCGGGTTGCCCGTCCTCGCCAAGGAACTGTCCGGCAGCCCGATCGCGCTCGGCGTGCTGTCGGCGTCGTGGGGGCTCGGCCAGCTCGTCGGTGCCTTCGGCGCCTCGGTCACCGGGCTGCCGAAGCGGTGGGGTCTGTTGATCATCGGCATGGCGCTGTGCGAGGGCCTGGCGTTCGCGCTCGTCGGTTTCCTGCCCAGCGTCTGGGGCGTGGCCGTGGTGCTCGCGCTGCTCGGGGTCGGCGTCGCCTATTCCAGCGACGTGGCGCTGCCCGCCTTCATCCAGAGCACCGCGCCGCGCGAGCTGCTCGGCCGGGTGAACAGCATCGTCGACCTGCCGAGGATGACGCTGGACTCCGTCTCGATCGCGCTGATGGGCGTGCTGATCGCGATCGACGTGCGGTGGGCGTTCGTGATCGCGGCGCTGCCGATGATCGCGGTCGGCACCGGGCTGGCGTTCAGCCGGACGGCTCGGGAGATGCGGGCGCGTTAGTTGTGCTGCTCGCGCGAGGCCAGGTCGCTCCAGAACTCGCGGAGCTTCGCGTACCGCTCGGCAGCGAGTTCGGCGTTGCCGGTCTCCAGTGCGCTCAGCGCGACCTGGACGTCCTCGGCCGAGGTGTCCTCGGTCAGCTCCGAGTCCTCCAGCAGCTGGACCAGGCCGCCGTAGTCCAGCTCGATCACCGAGTTCACGTCGAAGTGCGCCAGCCAGCGCGAGGTGTCCCGGAGGATGCGAGCGGGCCCCTCCTCCCCGAGCGTCGCCACGACCACGGCGTGCGCCTCCTCGGCGCGGCGGCGCGCGTCGGTCATGGAGATCAGCCAGTGCACGCTGCGCTCGGCGTCACCGCGCTCCTTCAGGACCACCTTGCGCGCGCCCGGGTCGACCAGCGCGAACCACGGCAGCGGCACGGTCCAGGTGGAGGAGACGACGTGAGCGGCCCGGCGGGGCAGGTTGCTCAGCGCCGCGGACGCCCTGGCCTTGACCACCTCGACCGGCATCGGCAGGGCCTCGTCGACCAGCGGGCCGACCGAGTTGGCCAGGAAGCCCATCACTCCGGCGGCGGCGCGCGGGCGCAGGTCGAGCGGGCAGACCAGCGGGGACTCGTCGGCGTCGACCGCGTCGCGGCCGGGCGCCTCGGCGGCGGGCAGCGTGATCACGTCGAGCCTGCGGAGCGCGCCCTCGCCCTCGGCGTTGTCGCCGGGCAGAAGGCGGGCCGGCGCGGCCAACTGTGTCCTAAGCCACAGTTCACGCTCGCGATCGGCCGCCTGGGACCTGGTGAGACCACCTCCGTTGCGCAACGCGTGCTCGACCTGCGAACGAAACGCGCCCTCCAAAGAGGACAACGGCTCGTACACCCGGAGATAGGCGACGAACGGACGGGGCACGGGGGAATCGTGCCATGCGGTCTCGACGCGGTCACAACCGTGTCATGAGGCACTGCCCGGACCGCCGTGCCGCGTCGCATTCAGGGGCCTGGGCACGGTACGGTGACTGCCAGGAAACGAGTCGAGACGTGCGGGGCCACCACTGGTCGCCCCCGTCCCTGTATGAGGGGGTCGAGCCATGGGGCGCGGCCGTGCAAAGGCCAAGCAGACGAAGGTGGCCCGGGAGCTCAAGTACAACACCCCTCCCGCCGACTTCGATGCGCTGCAGCGCGAGCTGTCCGGGTCCGGTGACGAGAAGCCTTCTCCGGCGAAGCCCGTCGAGGACGACGAGGACGAGGACCCGTACGAGGACAGGTACGCGGACAAGTACCGCGACTGACCCTCTCCACAACGCACATCAGGGCCGTTCCACCGCATTCGGTGGGACGGCCCTGAGAACGTGCCCGCGGCGGCTGGACCTCAGTTCGCGAGGTAGCGGAGTTGGCGGGTGCGGGCCTCCCGGGCCTCGCGGTGGGCCTCGGTGATCTCGGTGCGGTGGGCGGTTTCGGGGACTCCCACCTCCCACCAGGCTCCGGCCTCGGTCCACGACGACGGGTGGGTGCGCACCAGGACCACGACTGGGCGGCGCTCCTGGCGCGCCTGTTCGCGGGCCGCCGTGTACGCCGGACCGACCTCGTCGAGGGTGTCGGCCTGGATCACCCCGCACCCCAGCGCGGCGGCGTGCGCGGTGAAGTCCACGCGGCGCTTCGTGCTGTCCACGCCTGACCGGCAGTCGGCGAACATGTTGTTGTAGGCCGCGCCGCCCTGGCCCTGCTGGAGGCGGGCGATCACCGCGAAGCCGTCGTTGTCGCAGACCACCGCGACCAGGGGGTGCCCGGCGAACGCGGCGGAGAACAGCTCGGAGTTCATCATCAGGTAGGAGCCGTCGCCGAGCAGTGTCGTGACGACGCCGTCCGGGTGCGTCTCCGCGCGGGCCATCGCCGCGCCCCACGCGCCGGCGAGCTCGTATCCCATGCAGGAGAAGCCGTACTCGACGTCCATCGTCGCGGCGCCCAGCGCGCGCCAGCCGCCGATCAGCTCGCCGGGCAGGCCGCCCGACGCGGTCATCACGTAGTCCTGCGGGTGGGCGTTGTCGTTGACCGCGCCGACCACCTGTGCGTAGGTCGGCAGGCCGTCCTTGGCTTGACGGAGGCCGTCGATGTGCGCGTCCCACTTGCCGCGCTCGTGGGAGGCGGAGACCGTCCACGGGTCGCCGGCCTTCCAGTCGCCGAGCGCGCGGTTCAGCTCGCGCAACCCTTCGGCGGCGTCGGCCACCACGGCGAGCGAGCCGTGCTTGACCGCGTCGAAGCGGGCGGCGTTGATCGAGATGATCTTGGCTTCGGGGTGGAAGACCGTCCACGACGCGGTGGTGAAGTCCTGCAGGCGGGTGCCGACCGCGATCACCACGTCGGCCTTGGCGGCGAGGGTGTTCGCCGAGGACGAGCCGGTGACGCCGAGCGGCCCCGCGTGCAGTCGGTGGTCGTGCGGGACCAGGGTCCGGCCCGCGGTGGTCTCGGTGATCGGGACGCCGTGGGTCTGGGCGAACTCCAGCACCTTGCCGCCCGCGCCGGAGTAACGGACACCGCCGCCGACCACGAGCAACGGGTGCTTCGCGTTCTTGAGGAGTCCGGCGGCGCGCTCGATCGCGCGGGAATCGGGGCGGGGGCGGGTGATGTGGTGCACCACCGGCGCGAACAGCGACTCCGGGAAGTCGAACGCCTCGCCCTGCACGTCCTGCGGCAGCGCGAGGGTCACCGGTCCGCAGTCGGCGGGGTCGGTGAGCACTCGTGCGGCCTGCGGCAGCGCGGCGAGCAGCTGCTCCGGCTTGGTGATCCGGTCGAAGTAGCGGCTCACCGCGCGGAACGCGTCGTTGACGGTGAGCGTGCCGTCGCCGAAGTGCTCGACCTGCTGGAGGACGGGGTCGGGCGCGCGGCTGGCGAAGGTGTCGCCCGGCAGCAGCAACACCGGCAGCCGGTTGGCGTGGGCGACACCCGCCGCGGTGACCATGTTGAGCGCGCCCGGGCCGATGGACGACGTCGCGACCATGACCTGGCGGCGGTGGGTGGCCTTGGCGTAACCGATCGCCGCGAGCGCCATGCCCTGCTCGTTCTGCCCGCGCCAGACCGGGATCTCGTCGCGGTGCTCTTCGAGGGCGTTGCCGATGCCGAGCACGTTGCCGTGGCCGAAGATCGCGAACACGCCGGGGAACAGCGGCGCCTGCGAACCGTCCAGCAGCTCCGTGCGCTGGGCGATCAGCCACCGCACCAGAGCCTGGGCCGTGGTCAGCCGAACCGTACGCACTCCACTACCTCCTGGGTTTTGCACCGAACGAGTCATTCGGCGCGTTGGGAGTCCTCAATGACTCATTCGGTGCGTTTGGGGGTCGCGCTGGTGACGGGGCATCGGGGGTCGGTGGGGGTGGTGGCCCAGGTGTCCCGGATCCAGGTGTGCGCGGGATCGTCGCAGAACGCCATGGACCGCTCCTCCCCCGGGCCGGCGAGGACGTTGAGGTAGTACATCGGGTAGCCGGGCGCCGCGACGCACGGGCCGTGGTAGCCGCGCGGGATGAGGAAGACATCGCCGTCGCGCACGGTCACGTCCTCATCAATGCTCGACCCTGCAAGCAGGTCTTCGGAGGCGATCTTGATATCACCGGTGTAGGTGCGGTGGAAGCCGAAGCCCTCGCGCGACGGTGTGATCCCGTCCCGTGCGGCGATGCGGAAGTAGTAGATCTCCTCGTTGACCACCTCGCACGGCTCGGAGTCGTCGTGCTTGTGCGGCGGGTAGGACGACCAGTTGCCGTCCGGCGTGATCAGCTCGCAGGCGTTGAGCTTGTCCGCGTGGTCCCAGACGCCCGGAGTGCCGAAGTTGGTGACCTGGCGGGTGGCGTTGCCCGCGCCGCGCACCTCGACCGGGACGTCCTCCGCCGGGCCGTAGCGCGGTTCGAGCCGCCGCGTGCACCTGGCCATCGGCAGCGCGATCTCCGCGCCGGCGGACGACGTCAGGGTGACGGAAGCATCCCTCGGCACGTAAGCGAAATCGGTGACGCGGGTGAAGACGGACCCCCGGCCTTCCAGTTCGAAGCGCTGACCGTCGACCTCGACGACGCAGCCACCGGCGAGCGGGAGCACGAACGCCTCGAACTCGCCCGTCTCGATCCGGCGCGGCTCACCCGGCTCCAGCACCAGCACGCGCAGGCCGCAGTAGGTCCAGCCCGCGTCCTCCGGTGTCAGCAGGATCGGGTCGCCACCGGCTGCGAGCGTCCCTTGTGGACGGTGAAGCGTCACGCGGAGATCTCCTCTCTTGCGGAACGGAGAAGTGCCGCGGCGTCGGCGACCGCCGCGGCCACGTCGCCGTCCTTCGGGTAGAGCAGCGTCCGGCCGACCACCAGGCCGCGCACCACCGGATGCCGCAATGTGTTGTTCCACAAGGACATGTCGGCATCCGGACCGCCGAGGACCAGCGAGGGCAACGTGGTCGCGCCGAGCACAGCCTCCGGATCGGCGGGCGCAGGGAGCTTGAGCCACGTGTGCGCCGACGTCCGACCGATACCGGAGGCGATGGTGACCGCCCTGGCCAGCGAGCTTGCGTCGTCTTGAAGACGGAGGAACCCCTGGGCGTCCCGTTCGTAGGGCAACGGTTCGACCATCGCCATGACGCCCGCGGTGGCCAACGCGGACACTGCCTCGGCACACGCGTGTAGCGTCGGCGCCGTTCCGGAATCAGAATTGACCAAGCGCAGCAGCATCTTCCCGCCGTCCAGCCGGTAGTCCACAATGGACTCCGTGGAATAGGCGGTGAAGCGGTCGTCGATCTCCCAGTCGGCTCCGGCCAGGCCACCGCGGTTCATCGAGCCGATCACGACCTTGTCGTGCAGGCCGTGCAACAGCAGCAGTTCCTCGATGACGTCCGGAGTGCCGAGCACACCGTCCACCGCCGGATCGTCCAGCGCGATGAGCAGGCGGTCGAGCAACGAGCGGCGATCGGCCATCGCGGTGGGGTCACCACCCGCGCCGAGAGCTCCGCGCGCCGGGTGATCGGCAGCGACCAGGAACAGCGTGCCGCTCGGCCCGAGCAGCGGTCTGCGCCGACGCGCGGCGTAGGCGGCGGCGATCGCACTGGGCTCGAAAGCCCTGGTGTGCAGCAGTTCCCGCCACTGCGAGTGGGTTATCACGACAGCTCAGCCTCGATCTCCGCGGACGTCGGCATGGCGTCGGCGCACGCCAGCCGCGACGCGACCAGCGCGCCGGCCACGTTGGCGTACTCCGCGATCCGCACCGGGTCCCAGCCTGCCAGCAATCCGTGGGCGAGTGCTCCGCCGAACGCGTCACCGGCGCCGAGCCCGCACACCACCTCCACCGGGTGCGGCGGCACCGTCCACGAACCCTGCTCGGTGGCGACCAGCACGCCCTCGGCGCCCTTCTTCACGATCGCCAGGCGCACACCGCGGTCGAGCAATCGTTTGGCCGCCTCGTCGGGATCGTCCGTGCCCACAGCGATCTCCACCTCGGTCCGGTTGCCCACCGCGACCGTGACGTGGTCGAGCATCCACGAGATCTCCGCGCGGGCGACGTCCTCGGACTCCCAGAACATCGGGCGGTAGTCCAGATCGAGCACGGTGTGGTCGCGGCGACCACGGCGCAGCAGCATCTCCCGTTGAGTGGCCCGCGCGGGCTCCTCGCACACACCGGTGCCGGTGACCCAGAACAGCGGCACGTTCTCGACCTCGTCCCACGGCACGTCCTCCGGGCGCAGCCGGAGATCGGGCGCGGTGGGACGGCGGTAGAACAACAGCGGCGGATCGGCGGGCGGGTTGAGCGCGCAGAACACCACCGGGGTGAGCAGACCCGGTTCCGTGCCGACGTGTTCCGGCGACACACCGAAGCCGCTCAGCGCGTTGCGGACGTAAGGGCCGAAATCATCCTCGCCGACCTTGGTGAACACGGCGGAGCGGCGGCCGAGCCTGGCCGCCGCCACCGCGACGTTGGTCGCCGTCCCGCCGAGGGACTTCGCGAACGTGCTGACCTCGGCGAGCGAGACCCCGCTCTGTTCCGGGTAGAGGTCGACACCCACGCGTCCCACGGTGAGCAGTTCGAGCGTTGTCACTGCTGCACTCCTCGCAGTTCGTGCTCCAGCGCTTCCAACTCCGCGCCGCCCGCCATCTGCCTGGTCAGCTCTTCCAGCGAGATGTCGGCCTTGTCGAAGCAGCCGAGGCTGCGGCCGCGCTTGAGCAGCAGGAAGCGGTCGCCGACCGGATAGGCGTGGTGCGGGTTGTGCGTGATCAGCACGACTCCGAGTCCCCGGTCGCGGGCCTGGGCGACGTAGCGCAGCACGACCCCGGCCTGCTTCACCCCGAGCGCGGCGGTCGGCTCGTCCAGGATGAGCACCTTCGCTCCGAAGTGGACGGCGCGGGCGATCGCCACGCACTGGCGCTCGCCGCCGGAGAGCGTGCCGACCGGCTGCTCGACGTTGCGGAGGTCGATCCCCATCTCCGCCAAGGCTTTCTTGGTGGTCGCACGCGCGGTCCTGCCGTCCAGCCAGGAGAACGGTCCCCAGCCCTTGCGCGGTTCGGAGCCGAGGAAGAAGTTGCGCCACACGCTCATCAGCGGGACCACCGCGAGGTCCTGGAAGACCGTGGCGATGCCCCGGTCCAGCGCCTCGCGCGGGCTGGACAGCC
The window above is part of the Allokutzneria albata genome. Proteins encoded here:
- a CDS encoding RsiG family protein translates to MIEVRPGGRRRIDRVLAPDYTEGVEQRPLSEVRELRDEAAQEETDLSYVRRLLHARIDIVLAEQRRRSEGGPTSVVEQLVGILSENAVRSTGSLGRAQMPEPSRAEAHRRHVETLVSDVDLSNVTSLTEEQIAHALRAYRAEEASVSGRRREVQAVMDKLNEEIARRYREGRASVDDLLAASRLRTQDGTDEPEED
- a CDS encoding asparaginase: MVEVVRSGVRECVHHGSVIVLGPAGEVVTVHGDTRRPIMPRSSNKPVQALGMLRCGLDVPDDADLALICASHNGEPEHVDRATALLAKHGLSPDDLLCPPDYPVHEGSRNELLASGGTANRISMNCSGKHAGMLATCVQRGWPTTSYTDPSHPLQVTIRDTLAELAEEPIAHTAVDGCGAPLFSVSLYGLARAFGKLARAEPGSDLRRVADAMRAHPHLVAGTGREDTLLMNAVPGLLCKAGAEGVHAAALPDGRAVALKIADGAQRARMPVIVGALRALGVSTPALEELAEEPVRGGGRRVGSVRLLPNVF
- a CDS encoding AMIN-like domain-containing (lipo)protein, with the protein product MTSRVPTRGLRKAIAAGAVTAGLLGVFAPAASAAPVQECEPFTFSGVQVRDTGDTTAVDLTYSRPVEDVTVRELTEPPVQDGSGDPVPVKGSTWFEVRMLCGYDWYGNPYTGPRRIEGKGVVREIVLNGDFEGTLSWVIGTDKGLFPRSVHHTGSTLTIEFPKD
- a CDS encoding AMIN-like domain-containing (lipo)protein; amino-acid sequence: MTSLLSRLAVGGVLIAALGGAVAPVATAAPAPAVNCNEGNSLKDVFHSADHDGISVVFNFHCKVEGTVREIAFLNPGEKPFNMEGEIKEVALKNGKKVKVDQSAKAWIRVVTDGYNWTKDAYKGENILSGEGAVKQIVHGDNFEGQSNWFIGLDKKRGFTKTVKGKTITVTVKV
- a CDS encoding MFS transporter; protein product: MITRPERYRWVVLAAGALGQGANASYFLGLPVLIPQLREHFALSLPEAGLLVGAVNLGTMLTLVLWGASADRFGERPVMAIGLVAAALCLAGAAATDDVLVAALALLGAGAFGASANAASGRAVMIWFPADQRGIAMGVRQCATPAGAAFSALVLPLAAHTGGVPLAFLVLAAISLVAAIAVLIWVREPEGAVRAPKDSGAGEVLRSPRLWRLSVASACLVIPQFTTAALLVELFHEHRGVSLTVASTLLAVAQLLGAGGRLVNGAWSDRVRSRLGPLRTVSLLIAVSLGLVALLDWGHVAVPVLAVVAVAATALSLSWNGLAFTAAGEMAPEGRSGTALGFQNTANYLSAAIAPGIAGWLAAEVSWPIAFAVGGAAAVLSLVLLRKL
- a CDS encoding MFS transporter, which produces MRDLPGTFRRVWAGESVSMLGDYSYDVVFAWLVLSTTGSSTTTLAAVMVSIAVPRGALLLVGGAVTDRLSPRAVMLLSHLVRGGCVLALALLNATGTIAIWHFFVIGVLSGVAEAFFWPASTSILPSLVSDDQLPKANALLGMSEQVGRLVGPMAGGVLVAVGNTTTAMLVNAATFLFAATTLSRAPKGTPADRPEAPLWREIGVGLRYARDSVEMRIVLLLVTAATLAYAGVFVVGLPVLAKELSGSPIALGVLSASWGLGQLVGAFGASVTGLPKRWGLLIIGMALCEGLAFALVGFLPSVWGVAVVLALLGVGVAYSSDVALPAFIQSTAPRELLGRVNSIVDLPRMTLDSVSIALMGVLIAIDVRWAFVIAALPMIAVGTGLAFSRTAREMRAR
- a CDS encoding DUF3073 domain-containing protein, which encodes MGRGRAKAKQTKVARELKYNTPPADFDALQRELSGSGDEKPSPAKPVEDDEDEDPYEDRYADKYRD
- the iolD gene encoding 3D-(3,5/4)-trihydroxycyclohexane-1,2-dione acylhydrolase (decyclizing) — its product is MTRSVQNPGGSGVRTVRLTTAQALVRWLIAQRTELLDGSQAPLFPGVFAIFGHGNVLGIGNALEEHRDEIPVWRGQNEQGMALAAIGYAKATHRRQVMVATSSIGPGALNMVTAAGVAHANRLPVLLLPGDTFASRAPDPVLQQVEHFGDGTLTVNDAFRAVSRYFDRITKPEQLLAALPQAARVLTDPADCGPVTLALPQDVQGEAFDFPESLFAPVVHHITRPRPDSRAIERAAGLLKNAKHPLLVVGGGVRYSGAGGKVLEFAQTHGVPITETTAGRTLVPHDHRLHAGPLGVTGSSSANTLAAKADVVIAVGTRLQDFTTASWTVFHPEAKIISINAARFDAVKHGSLAVVADAAEGLRELNRALGDWKAGDPWTVSASHERGKWDAHIDGLRQAKDGLPTYAQVVGAVNDNAHPQDYVMTASGGLPGELIGGWRALGAATMDVEYGFSCMGYELAGAWGAAMARAETHPDGVVTTLLGDGSYLMMNSELFSAAFAGHPLVAVVCDNDGFAVIARLQQGQGGAAYNNMFADCRSGVDSTKRRVDFTAHAAALGCGVIQADTLDEVGPAYTAAREQARQERRPVVVLVRTHPSSWTEAGAWWEVGVPETAHRTEITEAHREAREARTRQLRYLAN
- the iolB gene encoding 5-deoxy-glucuronate isomerase, with translation MTLHRPQGTLAAGGDPILLTPEDAGWTYCGLRVLVLEPGEPRRIETGEFEAFVLPLAGGCVVEVDGQRFELEGRGSVFTRVTDFAYVPRDASVTLTSSAGAEIALPMARCTRRLEPRYGPAEDVPVEVRGAGNATRQVTNFGTPGVWDHADKLNACELITPDGNWSSYPPHKHDDSEPCEVVNEEIYYFRIAARDGITPSREGFGFHRTYTGDIKIASEDLLAGSSIDEDVTVRDGDVFLIPRGYHGPCVAAPGYPMYYLNVLAGPGEERSMAFCDDPAHTWIRDTWATTPTDPRCPVTSATPKRTE
- a CDS encoding Cgl0159 family (beta/alpha)8-fold protein, with protein sequence MITHSQWRELLHTRAFEPSAIAAAYAARRRRPLLGPSGTLFLVAADHPARGALGAGGDPTAMADRRSLLDRLLIALDDPAVDGVLGTPDVIEELLLLHGLHDKVVIGSMNRGGLAGADWEIDDRFTAYSTESIVDYRLDGGKMLLRLVNSDSGTAPTLHACAEAVSALATAGVMAMVEPLPYERDAQGFLRLQDDASSLARAVTIASGIGRTSAHTWLKLPAPADPEAVLGATTLPSLVLGGPDADMSLWNNTLRHPVVRGLVVGRTLLYPKDGDVAAAVADAAALLRSAREEISA
- the iolC gene encoding 5-dehydro-2-deoxygluconokinase, with translation MTTLELLTVGRVGVDLYPEQSGVSLAEVSTFAKSLGGTATNVAVAAARLGRRSAVFTKVGEDDFGPYVRNALSGFGVSPEHVGTEPGLLTPVVFCALNPPADPPLLFYRRPTAPDLRLRPEDVPWDEVENVPLFWVTGTGVCEEPARATQREMLLRRGRRDHTVLDLDYRPMFWESEDVARAEISWMLDHVTVAVGNRTEVEIAVGTDDPDEAAKRLLDRGVRLAIVKKGAEGVLVATEQGSWTVPPHPVEVVCGLGAGDAFGGALAHGLLAGWDPVRIAEYANVAGALVASRLACADAMPTSAEIEAELS